Below is a window of Paenibacillus bovis DNA.
TGACCAGCTCATCATCCGGTACAACGCCCAGAAGATCAATATTCAATACTTGCAGCACTTCATCAATGTCCAGCATATCCCCCGACTTCACCATACTGTGGCGAATCCGGTTTACGATCAGCTTGGGCGCAGTAATATGCGAGCTTTCCAACAGACCGATGACACGATCAGCGTCACGAACAGAAGCATTTTCAGGTGTAGTCATCACTATGGCCTGATCCGCTCCGGCAATCGCATTTTTGAATCCCTGCTCTATTCCGGCAGGGCAATCAATCAGGACGTATTCAAAATCCTTTTTCAGTTCCTCAATGATTTCTTTTACCTGTTCCGGTGAAACCGCGTTTTTGTCTTTGGTCTGTGCGGCAGGCAGCATATACAGCTCATCAAAACGTTTATCTTTGACCAGCGCCTGGTTCAGACGGCAACGACCATCGGCTACATCACACAGATCATAAATAATCCGGTTTTCCAGTCCCATCACGACATCCAGATTACGCAGACCGATATCCGTATCGACCAGACAGACTTTTTTGCCGAGGAGCGCGAGCGCGGTACCAATATTTGCGGAAGTGGTTGTCTTTCCTACTCCGCCTTTGCCTGAAGTGATGACAATAGCCTCTCCCATGTACTACACCCCTTTAAACACGTTAAAATCCCGGCCAAGCCGGGCCATATTTGCCATTTTGTCGATCTTCATGATTCCATCCTGCAGATAGGCGAATTCCATATGGGATTCCCGATTCTCCCCTTCATCAGGCGGACGACTGATCCGATCCGCAATCCTGAGCTGCGTCGGAGAAAAAAAGGAGGCGGCAATAACAGCATCTTCGTTGCCATCAACACCTGCATGCGCCATTCCGCGCAGCGCACCCAGTATATAGATATCATCTGTACTGATTACCGTACCGCCAGCATTAACATCTCCCAAAAACAGCAGGGGTCCTTCATGATGCAGCACCTGTCCCGAACGGATCATACCCGTGAGAATTTTCACAGCATTGCGGTCCGGTACTTCCGGCTCCGGTGGAGGCGGTTCTTCAAAAGAGCGGACGAGCAGATTACCCTTCTGGCTCAATATGTCCAGCAGGGTATCTTTTTGCTCCTCCGTCATTTCGCGCTCACCTGTCCGGATATCCACATGTACCAGCGGACCGGTCAGAATGTTCTGATGGGTATGTTCCAGCTTAAAACGCAAATCATTAACAAGCTCTTCAAAATCACATTTATCATCAAACTGGAAAGTTAATCCGTCTTTGATTCCTTTGATTGTTACAAATCTTGAGGCTCTTACAGCCATTCTTCGGTCACCCCCACCTTACTATCAGTTCGCGCCGGTGGCGGGAATTCCTGCCTGAACCGCAAATTAAGCAGCATTTTCCATGGCATCATACATTGACCTTATTCTTCCTCCGCTGCACGTCTGCGCAGTTTGGCAACCTTCTCCAGCTGCTGGCGTACCGGCACGAATATGATCAATGCAAAGATAAAATGCAGCAGCAGATTCGGGAACATATAATGTCCGAGTGCCCATGCATAAGGTTCGCGTGTCAGACCAAATACCAGATAAATTCCGTACAGCAGATGATCCAGCAGCAGACTGCCGATCAATACCACTGTCATCATTAGCGGGTATGGTGCACGAGGCGACTGGAACAGCAGCCCCAGCACATAGGCCGACAATCCCATGGCAAAGGCATAAGCACCAATCATATCCCCATAAAAGACCACATCATGCAGCAGCCCGAAAATCAGACCAAGTGCAAGCGCTGTATGACGATGATAATAAATAGAGACAAACAGGATCAGAATATAGGCCAGATGAGGCACAAGTCGTGTATCCAGAAAGTCGGGTATTAACCAGGGAATAATCGTTCCTTCCCATATAAAGACCAGAAATAACAGCAGCAGCAAAATCACCCGACGCGCCATTATTCCTGCGTCTCCTTGGTATATACCACAAATACTTCTTTCCAGTTCTTGAAGTCGGCGGACGGATCGATAGTCGCCGTATTGGTAAGACCGAAGTCACCTACTTGACGACTGATTACTTTACCGATAATCATGCCTTTCGGGAACAGACCACCGCTACCGGAAGATACGATTATATCGTCTTTTTTCAGCGGATCATCTTCTTTGATCTGGGTCATGGTAAGCATACCGGTTGCCTTGTCATAGCTCTCTACCATACCAAAGGACTGGTTTTCCTTGCCGACTGCCGTTGCGGCAATCGCTTTGGAGTTTGGATCCAGCGGATCCAGTGTGGTGAGCAGCTTCACTGTAGAATGATAATTGCTCGTCTGGCTGACAATTCCGACCATACCATCGAGGGAAATCACCGGCATGTCTTTGCGTACGCCATCCTTGCTTCCCAGATCAACAACGATGGTGCCTGTGTCTTCATCGTTATCGACGCTTGTTACATTGGCCACATGCAGATCAAACTGATTCTGGGCCAATTGATTGGTTGTAAATTTAAGCTCTTTTTGGAGCAGCTTGTTTTGCTGTACCAAATCATTATAGCTTGCCTGCTGCATCAGATACTGCGCAGCAGTTATTTTCAGTTCCTGATTCTCCTCATGCAATTCACCGAGGTTACTGATATCTTCAAAGAAGCCCGCTATGTAAGAAGCGGGCTTGTAAAATACACCTTGCACAAAACCGACCGTATCCCGGGCCACTTTTTCAGGCCAGGATAACGAAGTACGGTTGGTCAATGTATATCCCATTAATGCGATGAATAAAATCAGTCCTACCAGCAGGATAAACAGTTTCTTGTTACCCAGCAGCTTAAACAGTTTCAACACCCTCTTAATTAACGGTTATTCTTCCCTGATAGGGGTTGACCATAGATGGCCGTAAATTAACGCTTCGAACGGACGGCCGAGCTGCTGCGTGATTTGAACAGATGGATATTTTCCAGAGCTTTGCCTGTTCCGATTGCTACACAGTCCAGCGGGTTCTCTGCTACGATTACAGGCATGCCTGTCTCGCCAGCGAGCAGTTTGTCCAGGTTGCGAAGCAGTGCGCCGCCGCCTGTCAGAACGATACCACGGTCCATAATATCAGCAGCCAGTTCCGGTGGACATTTCTCCAGCGTAACTTTAACCGCTTCTACAATAGCAGCGACCGTATCAGACAATGCTTCAGAGATTTCATCGGAAGTGATTGTCAGGGTTTTTGGCAGACCTGTTACGAGGTCGCGACCACGAATTTCCATCGTTTCTACTTTTTCAAAAGGAATCGCGGAACCGATATCCATTTTGAGCTGCTCGGATGTGCGCTCACCAATCATCAGATTGTACTGACGTTTGATGTACTGGATGATTGCTTCGTCCATTTCGTCACCGGCTACACGAACCGAACGGCTGGTTACGATACCGCCGAGAGAAATGACAGCAACTTCCGTTGTACCGCCGCCGATATCAACGACCATACTACCTGTAGGTTCCCATACTGGCAGATCAGCACCAATTGCTGCTGCAAAAGGCTCTTCGATCGTATAGGCTTCACGCGCTCCAGCCTGTTTGGTTGCATCTTCTACGGCACGCTGCTCGACAGCTGTAATACCGGAAGGTACACATACCATTACATTCGGATGCTGCGGGAACATCGAACGTTGTTTTTGTGCCTGGCGGATAAAATACTTGATCATTGTAGCCGTTGTATCAAAATCAGCAATAACGCCATCTTTCATTGGACGAATGGCACGGATATTACCAGGTGTACGGCCGATCATTTTTTTGGCGGATTCGCCAACAGCCTCGATCGTATTCGTATCCGTACGGATCGCGACTACGGAAGGTTCTCTAACTGCAATTCCTTTACCTCTTACATATACCAGTGTATTTGCTGTCCCAAGGTCAATCCCCAAATCTTTCGTAAAACCACCAAACATAACTTTTAACTCCCTTTCCTCTGAATCTCGACTATTATATTACATGAAGCCCTGTTCCTTCAAACTTACGAATTTCATATCTCCAATGACCAGATGATCCAGTACTTCAATTCCGATGATTTGCCCTGCTTCCACCAGTCTTCGGGTCAATGATACATCCTCCGGACTGGGTGTAGGATCACCGCTGGGATGGTTATGCGCACAGATTACAGATGCACTGCTGCATTTAATCGCTGCACGGAATACTTCACGCGGATGAACAATAGAGGCATTGAGGCTGCCCATCGACAACGTTTCCTGGGAAATAATATGATTCTTGGTGTTCAGGAACAAACATACAAAATGTTCTTTTTGCAAATAACGCATTTGTTCAATAAGTAAATCGGCAGCATCACGCGGACTGCGTATCACCAGCGCATCTTCTTTGCCGGTTCGGCTGATGCGTCTGCCGAGTTCGATTCCAGCTTTGATCTGAATCGCCTTGGCTGTTCCAATCCCTTTGATCTCGGTCAATTCCTCGATAGTAAGGTCTACCAGCTGACGGATTGTACCCACCTGCTGCAAAATTCGCGTCGCCAGATGAATGGCCGACTCGTCTCTTGTACCGGTGCGCAGCAAAATAGCCAGCAGTTCTGCATAGCTAAGCGCCTCGGCTCCATAACTGATCATCCGCTCACGCGGACGGTCTTCGAGAGGAATATCACGCAAACGATATTGTGGCGCCTCCATCAGGTATTCCTCTTCTCTATCGCAAAATTAAGAACCAAGAACGGATATATCAAATTCCTCCAGCATATCGCTGAGCAGCGAAACAGGCAGACCCACTACCGTAAAATAACAACCTTCAATACGATCCACCAATGTGGAGCCCAGTCCCTGGATCGCGTAGGCGCCAGCCTTGTCGGCCGGTTCACCGCTGCGTACGTAAGCTTGAATCCGCTCTGGTGCGAGAGGTTTCATATGTACAAGCGTGTGCCGATAACCAGTACTCGTGCGGCCTGTTGTCGTATCGGTACAGGCGATTCCGGTATATACGTAATGGCTGCGTCCCTGTAAAGACTGCAGCATGGCTGCGGCCTCTTCCTCATTCTCCGGCTTGCCAAATATGCGATCATCCAGCACCACAATGGTGTCGCTGCCAACAATAACCGCATCGGCTACCTGTGCAGGATACTGTTCACGCACAGCGTTTGCCTTGCGAAGTGCCAGTTCAGTAACGATACGTTCCGGAGACCAATCTCCAGGTACGGATTCATCGGCATCACTGGGCATAATTTCAAATTTCAGCTGTAAAGAGGCCATCAATTCCTTTCTCCGCGGAGAAGCGGACGCCAGTATGATACGACGCTGAGATTCTCTACTCATAAGAAAGGCCCTCTCCTTTTACATGTCATCTTTAAATGATTCAGAGTCTGCGGTACAGCCATATCGCGGCTACTACCCCGAGCAGACTGAGCAGGCTCAATTTGAGATGAAGCTCAATGTTGTAGCGTATTATGTTCAAATTGGCACTGGGAGACCATTCAATGGTTGTTGACTTGGTCAAAAAAGATAAAATGGCTACAGGCTCCAGCAGTGTGGCGATCCATTCGCCAATCAGCCAGCCCAGCAGCAAAAACAAGATTAATACTCCTGCGTTTTTTTTCATGCCGTCTTTCCCCTGCCTTTAATTTGACACCACATTATTATACGTTGATTCTTACAGCAATACAAACAAAAAAGAAAAGAGTTGTATTTTGCTGAAAATCCCGTCAAAAAAGACTGTCCGAAGACAGTCTTTTGCTAAAATCATCCCTGCCTGTTGCCCTTCAGCAGGAAAATCAGTTGGCGTTATGTGCCGATTCGAGCTGTTCTGCGAGTGCTTTTGACACTTTCCAGATATCTCCGGCACCCATGGTAATGATCAGGGTTCCTGGTTCCATACGGGATGCCAGTGTCATAATTACTTCTTCCTTGTCCGCAATATAGTGAGCATTGCTGTTACTGTTTTCACGGATCAGATCTACCAGACGAGAGGAATGAACCCCTTCGATCTGCTTCTCGCCAGCCGGCGCATAAATATCCGTAATGATCACTTCATCCGCTTCACTGAAAGCACGGCTGAATTCATCCAGCAGGAAGAATGTACGGGAATAGCGCTGCGGCTGGAAAATCGCAATAATTTTTTTGCCAGTCGCCCGTGCAGCCTGAAGTGTCGCTTCGATCTCGGTTGGATGATGCGCATAATCGTCCACGACCAGCACATCATTTACTTCGCCAATCACCTGGAAACGGCGCTTAGCTCCCTGGAAACGGACAATCGCTGCCGCTACAGCAGTAAAGGAAAGTCCTGCTTCCAGACAGGAAATGATCGTTGCCATGGCATTGTATACGTTATGGATACCCGGTACGGACAGCTGTACGGTACCGAGCGTCTCTCCCTGATATTTCATAAGGAATGAAATTTTACGGTCATCCGGCTGAATATCTTCGGCTGTATAATCCGCCTTTTCATGGATACCAAAAGTAACGGTCTCTCCCTGGATATTCGGCAGCAGCTCACGGATATTTTCATCGTCTGCATTCACAATCGCTTTGCCGCCCGGACGCAACTGACTGAGGAACTGGACATAAGCCGCTTTGATATTGGCAAAATCGCCGTCGTAATTTTCCAGATGATCGGCTTCGATATTGGTTACAACAGCAATCGTCGGATGGTACTGCAGGAAAGTGCCGTCACTTTCATCCGCTTCGGCAACGACATAGTCGCCTTTGCCTGCTTTGGCATTGGTACCAAGGTTTACGATCTCTCCGCCGATAATATATGTCGGGTCCGCATCGCACTCTTCCATCACCAGTGCGATCATGGACGATGTGGTTGTTTTGCCATGTGCTCCCGCTACCGCTACCCCTTTGCGTTCGTTGAGCAGACGCGCCAGCATCTCGGAGCGATGAAGTACGGGAATATTCAGGCGTCTTGCTTCTACCAGTTCCACATCGTCATCCGCAACCGCCGAAGAATACACGAGCAGATCGGCACCGTGTACTTTCTGTGCATCGTGTCCGATATGGATTTGCGCACCCTGCTTGTCCAGCTTGGCTGCCAGCGCGCTCATGGCTACGTCCGAACCGGTTACTTTGTATCCCATCTCAAGCAATACTTTGGCAATCGCGCTCATGCCATAACCGCCGATGCCTATAAAATGTATATGTTCTGTCTTATTCATTATGTCTCACCAGCCCTTTTCAGAATCGGATTGATGCAAAAGAGTCGCTCTTACATCTGAAATTAAATACAGTGTTCCGGTAACGACCCCAAGATCTTCCCGTTCTGTGCGTGTCTTCAGCAGCTCAAGTGCCTGCTTCCAGTCACTTTCCACTATAATCTCAACTTCCGTTTTGTTCATGTCCTGCTGTATTTGACGGACCAGTTCGTAGAGTCTGTCCGCATCCATTTTGCGTCTGAAATCCGGTTCGGTCAGAATCAGCGTGTCCGCAATGGACAGCAGATGACGAAATACCGGTTCATGCTGTTTGTTCTCCAGCATGCCTGCCAGCATATGCAGCTTGTTGTACGTATACGTCTGGGGAATACTTTTCACGAGTGAAGCAGCTCCCTCGGGATTATGCGCTCCATCCAGTACGATCGGCGGTTCATCGGATACCTTTTCCAGACGACCGGCCCAGAATGTATGGCGGAATCCCGACAGCAACGGCTCATCATCCAGCACAAAAGCCATATACTGACGCAGCACTTCCAGCGTCATCATCGCGAGACCTGCATTGGCGCACTGATGCTCGCCCTGCATGCCGATCTCGATATCCATTTCACGGAATGGCCCATGGAAATGGAAAGACTGACTGTCCGCATCACCATGCAGCCGCTCTGCCGTATAATCACGTCCTGCCAGATACATCGTTGTGCGGCACTGCTCCGCTTTGCGGGCAAGCACTTCGATAACTTCCGGCTGATCCACACTGGTTACGACCGGGACACCCGGCTTGATAATGCCTGCTTTTTCCCCGGCAATCAGCTCCAGCGTATCACCAAGAATATCGGTATGATCATAGCCCACATTCGTAATGACCGATACGATGGGATTCACAATATTGGTCACATCCATGCGTCCACCCAGGCCGGTCTCCCAGACGACGACATCCGGGTAACACTCTTCGGCATAATATATAATAGCCAGCGCCGTAGATACTTCGAACATGGTCGGAGAACCCAGCTCGGTCGCTGCCATTTCCTGGACGAGCGGATACAGACGATTGGCTGCGCGAAGCAGCGTCTCTTCGGGAATATCCTGACCATTGTACTGAAACCGGTTAGTAAACTTGGTAATATAAGGCGAAGTAAATGTACCCACATCATAGCCGGATTCAATCAGTACCCGGGTGAGAAAAGCGCAGGTACTGCCTTTGCCGTTGGTGCCTGCTACATGAATAAATTTCAGTCTGCGATGCGGATTGCCGAGCAGCTGCATTAGCTGCTCGATCCGCTCCAATCCCGGACGAATGCCAAAAGGAATCAGATTATTAATCCATTCCACCGCTTGTTCGTAGGTATGTAGAGGGGCATTTTGCCCCTCCGCAGTTTCATATTCCATCACGTTCACCTTAACCTTTCAGTTCGGCAATACGGGCAAGAACCTTGTCGCGCTTGTCGGAATAATCAGCCTGCTTGGCACGCTCTTCCTCGATCACTTTCGCTGGCGCTTTGGATACAAAGCCCTGGTTGGACAGCTTTTTCTCCACGCGTTCTACTTCGGAGTTGAGTGTAGCCACTTCTTTTTCGAGACGAGCAATTTCCTGACCGATATCCAGCAGTCCTGCCAGTGGCAGATACAGTTCTGCACCGGTAACGACAGAAGACATTGCCTTGTCTGGCGCACTCAGATCCAGACCTGCCTGATATTCGGATGTATTACAGAAACGCTGGATATAATGAGCATTGGACTCGATAATATCGAGTGACTTTTGGTCATTTGCTTTTACCAGCAGCTCGATTTTTTTGCTCATTGGTACATTTACTTCCGCCCGGATATTACGTACAGAACGGATCATATCGATCAGCAGACTCATTTCTTCTTCTGCCGCTTTATTTTCCAGTGCAGGATCGAATTCCGGCCAGGCTGCCAGTGTAATTGTCTGGCCTTCATGCGGCAGATGCTGCCAGATTTCTTCGGAAATAAACGGCATAAACGGATGAATCATCCGCATCGTGCGATCCAGTACATAAGCCAGTACGGACTGGGTCGTTTTCTTCGCGGCTGCATCTTCTCCGTACAGGGACAGCTTGGCAATCTCGATATACCAGTCACATAGATCGTCCCAGATAAAGTTGTACAGCAAGCGTCCGGTCTCACCGAATTCATAAGAATCGATCAGGCGTGTAATATCGCGTGCCGTTTCATTCATACGATGCAGAATCCAGCGGTCTGCCGTACTCAAATTGCCAGTCAGATCGATATCTTCAAAAGTGAATCCTTCCATATTCATCAGTGCAAAACGGGAAGCATTCCAGATTTTGTTGGCAAAGTTACGGGACTGCTCTACACGTTCCCAGCGGAAACGCAAGTCCTGTCCAGGCGTACTGCCGGTCGAGATCATATAACGCATGGCATCTGCACCATACTGTTCGATAACTTCCAGCGGATCGACGCCGTTACCGAGCGATTTGGACATTTTCTGGCCATCCGAAGCACGTACCAGACCATGCATCAGCACATCCTTGAACGGGATCTGATCGGTAAACTCGATAGCCGTGAAGATCATACGAGCTACCCAGAAATAGATAATGTCATATCCGGTTACGAGCAAATCGGTCGGATAGTAGCGCTTGAGATCAGCTGTCTCATCCGGCCAGCCGAGTGTGGAGAACGGCCATAGTGCCGAGCTGAACCAGGTATCCAGTACATCATCATCCTGACGCAGCGTTTTGCCGGCATGCTCAGGCATTGTGCTTGGATCTTCAGCGGATACGATAATCTCGCCTGTTTCTTCACAGTACCATGCCGGAATACGATGTCCCCACCACAGCTGACGGGAAATACACCAGTCGCGTACATTTTCGATCCAGTTCAGATAGGTCTTTTCAAAACGATCCGGTACAAAGTTCGTACCTTTGCCGTTGCGTTGTGCTTCAATAGCAGCGTCTGCCAGCGGCTTCATTTTTACGAACCATTGCGTAGACAAATACGGCTCAACTACCGCACCGGAGCGCTCGCTGTGGCCTACCTGATGAACATGATCCTCGATACGGATCAGTACGCCTGCATCCTGCAGATCCTTGACGATTTGCTTGCGTGCATCACTGCGGTCCATACCTTGATATTTATCGGCATTCTCATTCATGATGCCGCCTTCGTCCATTACTACGATTTGTGGCAGATCGTGACGCTGACCCATTTCAAAGTCGTTCGGATCATGTGCAGGTGTAATCTTCACTGCACCGCTACCGAACTCGCGGTCTACATAATCATCGGCAATCACCGGAATTTCGCGGCCGATGATTGGCAGTACCAGCATTTTGCCGATCATGTCTTTGTAGCGCTCGTCTTTGGGATGAACCGCTACTGCTGTATCGCCCAGCATGGTTTCCGGACGGGTTGTAGCTACAGTGATCGAGCCGCTGCCATCTTTGAGCGGATACTCCAGATGGTACAGATGACCGTTTACTTCTTTATATTCAACCTCGATATCGGACAGCGCTGTGCGGGCCTGAGGGTCCCAGTTGATAATCCGTTTGCCGCGATAAATCAGGTCTTTTTCATACAGTTTTACGAATACCTGGCGTACTGCTTTGGACAGACCTTCATCGAGTGTAAAACGTTCGCGGGAGTAATCCAGGGAAAAGCCCATTTTAGCCCATTGCTCATGGATCGTCTGTGCATATTTATCTTTCCATTCCCATACTTTCTCGACGAATTTCTCGCGTCCCAGATCGTGACGGGTGATACCTTCGGCGCGCAGATTCTGCTCTACCTTGGTCTGGGTAGCGATACCCGCGTGATCGGATCCCGGCAGCCAGAGAGCATCATATCCCTGCATCCGCTTGGTACGGATCATAATATCCTGCAGGGTAAAGTCCAGCGCATGACCGATATGCAGCATACCGGTTACGTTAGGCGGCGGAATTACTATTGTGTACGGCTGTGCATCCGGACGCTGACCTGCACGGAAGAAGTCATTCTCCATCCAGTAATCGTACCATTTGCGTTCGGCTGATTTGGGATCATACGTTGTCGGCATGGATGTTCCTGCCGGATTCGTGTTTGGTTCTGTCATACAATTCCCTCCATAATTATCATATAAGTAAATGTGTACACTTTCTGCATGGACGGAGCCGCCTGATGCGGCTGATCGTGCCTGCGTATAAACTGTGTATGATGGGGTTGGGCAGTTATTCTCCAGTAAGGCCAGGTCAACAAAAAAAG
It encodes the following:
- a CDS encoding bifunctional folylpolyglutamate synthase/dihydrofolate synthase — encoded protein: MEYETAEGQNAPLHTYEQAVEWINNLIPFGIRPGLERIEQLMQLLGNPHRRLKFIHVAGTNGKGSTCAFLTRVLIESGYDVGTFTSPYITKFTNRFQYNGQDIPEETLLRAANRLYPLVQEMAATELGSPTMFEVSTALAIIYYAEECYPDVVVWETGLGGRMDVTNIVNPIVSVITNVGYDHTDILGDTLELIAGEKAGIIKPGVPVVTSVDQPEVIEVLARKAEQCRTTMYLAGRDYTAERLHGDADSQSFHFHGPFREMDIEIGMQGEHQCANAGLAMMTLEVLRQYMAFVLDDEPLLSGFRHTFWAGRLEKVSDEPPIVLDGAHNPEGAASLVKSIPQTYTYNKLHMLAGMLENKQHEPVFRHLLSIADTLILTEPDFRRKMDADRLYELVRQIQQDMNKTEVEIIVESDWKQALELLKTRTEREDLGVVTGTLYLISDVRATLLHQSDSEKGW
- a CDS encoding DUF4321 domain-containing protein encodes the protein MKKNAGVLILFLLLGWLIGEWIATLLEPVAILSFLTKSTTIEWSPSANLNIIRYNIELHLKLSLLSLLGVVAAIWLYRRL
- the mreC gene encoding rod shape-determining protein MreC — protein: MKLFKLLGNKKLFILLVGLILFIALMGYTLTNRTSLSWPEKVARDTVGFVQGVFYKPASYIAGFFEDISNLGELHEENQELKITAAQYLMQQASYNDLVQQNKLLQKELKFTTNQLAQNQFDLHVANVTSVDNDEDTGTIVVDLGSKDGVRKDMPVISLDGMVGIVSQTSNYHSTVKLLTTLDPLDPNSKAIAATAVGKENQSFGMVESYDKATGMLTMTQIKEDDPLKKDDIIVSSGSGGLFPKGMIIGKVISRQVGDFGLTNTATIDPSADFKNWKEVFVVYTKETQE
- the minD gene encoding septum site-determining protein MinD, whose translation is MGEAIVITSGKGGVGKTTTSANIGTALALLGKKVCLVDTDIGLRNLDVVMGLENRIIYDLCDVADGRCRLNQALVKDKRFDELYMLPAAQTKDKNAVSPEQVKEIIEELKKDFEYVLIDCPAGIEQGFKNAIAGADQAIVMTTPENASVRDADRVIGLLESSHITAPKLIVNRIRHSMVKSGDMLDIDEVLQVLNIDLLGVVPDDELVIKAANSGEPTVMNPDSKAAIAYRNIARRILGDTVPLMQMDQKKSAFSRFKKFFGMG
- the mreD gene encoding rod shape-determining protein MreD, producing MARRVILLLLLFLVFIWEGTIIPWLIPDFLDTRLVPHLAYILILFVSIYYHRHTALALGLIFGLLHDVVFYGDMIGAYAFAMGLSAYVLGLLFQSPRAPYPLMMTVVLIGSLLLDHLLYGIYLVFGLTREPYAWALGHYMFPNLLLHFIFALIIFVPVRQQLEKVAKLRRRAAEEE
- the murC gene encoding UDP-N-acetylmuramate--L-alanine ligase encodes the protein MNKTEHIHFIGIGGYGMSAIAKVLLEMGYKVTGSDVAMSALAAKLDKQGAQIHIGHDAQKVHGADLLVYSSAVADDDVELVEARRLNIPVLHRSEMLARLLNERKGVAVAGAHGKTTTSSMIALVMEECDADPTYIIGGEIVNLGTNAKAGKGDYVVAEADESDGTFLQYHPTIAVVTNIEADHLENYDGDFANIKAAYVQFLSQLRPGGKAIVNADDENIRELLPNIQGETVTFGIHEKADYTAEDIQPDDRKISFLMKYQGETLGTVQLSVPGIHNVYNAMATIISCLEAGLSFTAVAAAIVRFQGAKRRFQVIGEVNDVLVVDDYAHHPTEIEATLQAARATGKKIIAIFQPQRYSRTFFLLDEFSRAFSEADEVIITDIYAPAGEKQIEGVHSSRLVDLIRENSNSNAHYIADKEEVIMTLASRMEPGTLIITMGAGDIWKVSKALAEQLESAHNAN
- a CDS encoding rod shape-determining protein, which gives rise to MFGGFTKDLGIDLGTANTLVYVRGKGIAVREPSVVAIRTDTNTIEAVGESAKKMIGRTPGNIRAIRPMKDGVIADFDTTATMIKYFIRQAQKQRSMFPQHPNVMVCVPSGITAVEQRAVEDATKQAGAREAYTIEEPFAAAIGADLPVWEPTGSMVVDIGGGTTEVAVISLGGIVTSRSVRVAGDEMDEAIIQYIKRQYNLMIGERTSEQLKMDIGSAIPFEKVETMEIRGRDLVTGLPKTLTITSDEISEALSDTVAAIVEAVKVTLEKCPPELAADIMDRGIVLTGGGALLRNLDKLLAGETGMPVIVAENPLDCVAIGTGKALENIHLFKSRSSSAVRSKR
- a CDS encoding septum site-determining protein MinC: MAVRASRFVTIKGIKDGLTFQFDDKCDFEELVNDLRFKLEHTHQNILTGPLVHVDIRTGEREMTEEQKDTLLDILSQKGNLLVRSFEEPPPPEPEVPDRNAVKILTGMIRSGQVLHHEGPLLFLGDVNAGGTVISTDDIYILGALRGMAHAGVDGNEDAVIAASFFSPTQLRIADRISRPPDEGENRESHMEFAYLQDGIMKIDKMANMARLGRDFNVFKGV
- a CDS encoding valine--tRNA ligase, whose translation is MTEPNTNPAGTSMPTTYDPKSAERKWYDYWMENDFFRAGQRPDAQPYTIVIPPPNVTGMLHIGHALDFTLQDIMIRTKRMQGYDALWLPGSDHAGIATQTKVEQNLRAEGITRHDLGREKFVEKVWEWKDKYAQTIHEQWAKMGFSLDYSRERFTLDEGLSKAVRQVFVKLYEKDLIYRGKRIINWDPQARTALSDIEVEYKEVNGHLYHLEYPLKDGSGSITVATTRPETMLGDTAVAVHPKDERYKDMIGKMLVLPIIGREIPVIADDYVDREFGSGAVKITPAHDPNDFEMGQRHDLPQIVVMDEGGIMNENADKYQGMDRSDARKQIVKDLQDAGVLIRIEDHVHQVGHSERSGAVVEPYLSTQWFVKMKPLADAAIEAQRNGKGTNFVPDRFEKTYLNWIENVRDWCISRQLWWGHRIPAWYCEETGEIIVSAEDPSTMPEHAGKTLRQDDDVLDTWFSSALWPFSTLGWPDETADLKRYYPTDLLVTGYDIIYFWVARMIFTAIEFTDQIPFKDVLMHGLVRASDGQKMSKSLGNGVDPLEVIEQYGADAMRYMISTGSTPGQDLRFRWERVEQSRNFANKIWNASRFALMNMEGFTFEDIDLTGNLSTADRWILHRMNETARDITRLIDSYEFGETGRLLYNFIWDDLCDWYIEIAKLSLYGEDAAAKKTTQSVLAYVLDRTMRMIHPFMPFISEEIWQHLPHEGQTITLAAWPEFDPALENKAAEEEMSLLIDMIRSVRNIRAEVNVPMSKKIELLVKANDQKSLDIIESNAHYIQRFCNTSEYQAGLDLSAPDKAMSSVVTGAELYLPLAGLLDIGQEIARLEKEVATLNSEVERVEKKLSNQGFVSKAPAKVIEEERAKQADYSDKRDKVLARIAELKG
- a CDS encoding Maf family protein, with protein sequence MSRESQRRIILASASPRRKELMASLQLKFEIMPSDADESVPGDWSPERIVTELALRKANAVREQYPAQVADAVIVGSDTIVVLDDRIFGKPENEEEAAAMLQSLQGRSHYVYTGIACTDTTTGRTSTGYRHTLVHMKPLAPERIQAYVRSGEPADKAGAYAIQGLGSTLVDRIEGCYFTVVGLPVSLLSDMLEEFDISVLGS
- the radC gene encoding RadC family protein, whose protein sequence is MEAPQYRLRDIPLEDRPRERMISYGAEALSYAELLAILLRTGTRDESAIHLATRILQQVGTIRQLVDLTIEELTEIKGIGTAKAIQIKAGIELGRRISRTGKEDALVIRSPRDAADLLIEQMRYLQKEHFVCLFLNTKNHIISQETLSMGSLNASIVHPREVFRAAIKCSSASVICAHNHPSGDPTPSPEDVSLTRRLVEAGQIIGIEVLDHLVIGDMKFVSLKEQGFM